A genomic window from Terriglobia bacterium includes:
- a CDS encoding STAS domain-containing protein, translated as MERIPILRMGQFLLVTIQVDMHDRLAVQLQDDLTEKISECSSRGVLIDISTLEIVDSFIGRMLANIAAMARVLDAETVVVGMQPAVAITLVELGMSLSGVRTALNVETGMELLYELRGDFHSEMGG; from the coding sequence ATGGAACGTATTCCAATCCTGCGCATGGGGCAGTTCCTGCTCGTCACAATCCAGGTGGACATGCATGACCGGCTGGCGGTGCAGCTTCAGGACGATCTGACAGAAAAAATTTCAGAGTGCAGCTCCCGCGGCGTCTTAATTGATATTTCAACGCTGGAGATCGTGGATTCATTCATCGGCAGGATGCTGGCCAATATTGCAGCCATGGCGCGCGTGCTGGACGCCGAAACCGTGGTGGTGGGCATGCAACCGGCCGTGGCCATCACGCTGGTTGAGCTGGGCATGTCACTGAGCGGAGTGCGTACCGCGCTGAATGTGGAAACGGGAATGGAACTGCTGTACGAACTGCGCGGAGATTTCCATTCGGAGATGGGTGGATGA
- a CDS encoding efflux RND transporter periplasmic adaptor subunit, whose amino-acid sequence MNVKKILIILGVVLLLGAIVGFTVNQSQKNVVTVQTGKVYKQDISSVVTASGQIKPKTLVNVGANAMGRIVRLFVREGDTVKKNQVLAQLENVQSAADVAMTRATLSSSQTDAVAAEAALNTAQAQLKSSTADLARAKLDYDRAEKLYKDSLISKADYDAKKAAYEVADAVHAQDIARVAQSKAQVDSAEGRVGQSKAQLTRVNDVLSKTTYTAPFDGTVTNLPVHEGETVVMGIQNSPGSTLMTVADMSIITAEVQVDETDIVNVKLDQPAEVTIDAIPNQTFKGKVSEIGDNAIIRSTGVSTSQSLSGGQEAKDFKVVITLTDPPPNLRPGLSATAKITTGVARDAVTIPIQALTMRDKNDLDAQKNPKKPVDKTAPAGPVKKENTDIQGVFVVKNKKAEFHEVVTGLTGSTEIQVKSGLQPGDEIITGSYKVLKTLRNGAGVKVDNSVVKLGES is encoded by the coding sequence ATGAACGTAAAGAAAATTTTAATTATCTTAGGTGTTGTTTTATTGCTGGGCGCGATTGTCGGCTTCACCGTCAATCAGAGCCAAAAGAACGTTGTCACGGTCCAAACGGGCAAGGTTTATAAGCAGGATATTTCCTCTGTGGTCACGGCTTCCGGCCAGATCAAGCCTAAGACTCTGGTCAATGTGGGCGCCAACGCCATGGGCCGGATCGTCCGCCTGTTTGTGCGCGAAGGCGACACCGTGAAGAAGAACCAGGTCCTGGCCCAGCTTGAAAACGTGCAGTCCGCCGCCGATGTTGCCATGACGCGCGCCACCCTCTCCAGTTCCCAGACTGACGCCGTTGCCGCTGAGGCTGCGTTGAACACCGCGCAGGCCCAGCTCAAGAGCAGCACTGCCGATCTTGCCCGCGCCAAGCTTGATTACGACCGCGCAGAGAAACTTTACAAGGACAGCCTGATCTCCAAGGCCGACTACGACGCCAAGAAAGCTGCTTATGAAGTGGCCGACGCCGTTCATGCCCAGGACATCGCTCGCGTGGCGCAAAGCAAGGCGCAGGTTGATTCCGCTGAAGGCCGCGTTGGCCAGTCCAAAGCGCAATTAACCCGAGTAAATGACGTTCTCAGCAAGACCACATACACCGCGCCTTTTGACGGCACGGTAACGAATCTTCCCGTGCATGAAGGCGAGACCGTGGTCATGGGTATTCAAAATTCTCCGGGCAGCACTCTTATGACAGTGGCAGATATGTCGATCATCACGGCGGAAGTGCAGGTGGATGAAACCGACATCGTCAACGTAAAACTCGATCAGCCGGCGGAAGTCACGATTGACGCGATTCCCAACCAGACTTTCAAGGGCAAAGTAAGCGAGATCGGCGACAACGCCATCATCCGCTCCACCGGTGTTTCCACGTCGCAAAGCCTTTCCGGCGGGCAGGAAGCCAAGGATTTCAAGGTCGTTATCACGCTCACTGATCCGCCGCCCAACCTTCGTCCCGGACTTTCCGCCACCGCCAAAATCACTACCGGCGTGGCGCGCGATGCCGTCACAATTCCTATCCAGGCGCTCACCATGCGTGACAAGAATGATCTTGATGCGCAGAAGAACCCCAAAAAGCCCGTGGACAAGACCGCTCCAGCCGGGCCAGTGAAGAAAGAAAACACTGATATTCAGGGCGTCTTTGTGGTCAAGAACAAGAAAGCTGAGTTCCATGAAGTTGTGACCGGCCTCACCGGAAGCACAGAAATCCAGGTAAAGAGCGGCCTCCAGCCCGGCGATGAAATCATTACCGGCAGCTATAAAGTCCTCAAGACCCTGCGCAATGGCGCCGGAGTGAAAGTGGATAATTCCGTGGTCAAGCTGGGAGAGTCGTAA
- a CDS encoding response regulator, whose amino-acid sequence MDYCRGKETILVVDDEESLRTVIVDLLGHLGYCTLSAASAHDAMKVALEYPGKIDLLLTDVVMHPLTGPMLAEKLMRSRPEMKVVYISGYANASLAPDGVLKPGTVLVHKPFTMKILSAKLREVLGNPVI is encoded by the coding sequence TTGGATTATTGTCGCGGCAAAGAAACCATTCTTGTAGTGGATGACGAAGAGTCTCTGCGTACGGTCATCGTGGATCTGCTTGGCCATCTGGGATATTGCACGCTCTCAGCGGCCAGTGCCCACGATGCCATGAAGGTGGCGCTGGAATATCCGGGAAAGATTGACCTGCTGCTGACCGACGTGGTCATGCATCCGCTGACCGGCCCCATGCTGGCGGAAAAGCTGATGCGCTCACGGCCGGAGATGAAAGTGGTCTATATCTCGGGCTATGCCAATGCATCACTGGCGCCGGACGGCGTTTTGAAGCCCGGCACCGTGCTGGTGCATAAGCCCTTTACCATGAAAATCCTTTCCGCCAAACTGCGGGAAGTGCTGGGAAATCCCGTAATTTAA
- a CDS encoding response regulator, whose protein sequence is MSNRLSTITLRNERDVVQARQRAREIAALLGFDNQEQIRLATATSEMARNAYRYARGGKVNFDVEIGRTQTLEITVSDTGPGIDNLNEIFEGRYRSTTGMGLGIVGTKRLMDNFEITSSPSGTVVTMGKDLPFAVPVLTPARLKDVTDKINSKTPESPYEEIDRQNRELLKTLQELRARQEELALLNRELEDTNRGVVALYAELDERADYLRRASDLKTSFLSNISHEFRTPLNSIMSLARILLDRLDGDLTDDQETQVGFILESAKTLSEMVNDLLDLAKVEAGKVRIRVKTFEVMELFSALKGMLKPLLADNSSVDLVFSEGANLPPMRTDEGKVSQILRNFISNAIKFTPQGEIKICAELRGSGSMLFEVTDTGIGIPPEHLETVFQEFSQIENPLQERYRGTGLGLPLCKKMALLLGGKVWVKSELGRGSSFFVELPIVYKGEADVAGSREEMPAPEFSRPTVLLITPEAQVFSLIDPAFKVSEFQLIHVESLERAETWLQRHQPRAVVLDIEELENPGWDFLRFFPKSDDSSEQIPVIAVTKPRDSGHALDSGAALAISKPLEAASVLQDVRRVTRQEKPKKLLLVDDNDLSLYILRELLDRPWLNLVEAHNGQEALDMIDREQPDAVILDLVMPGMGGFEVLQKLRDQEQTRRLPVIVYTSKLLTGEEKKRLTDLAAGLIAKSDVTTSLSPESLLSSLAKMDIAGPEEK, encoded by the coding sequence ATGAGCAACCGGCTTTCGACGATCACATTACGGAATGAACGCGACGTGGTGCAGGCCCGCCAGCGAGCGCGTGAGATCGCCGCCCTGCTGGGATTCGATAACCAGGAGCAAATCCGGCTGGCTACAGCAACTTCAGAGATGGCGCGGAACGCCTACCGTTACGCTCGCGGGGGAAAAGTAAATTTTGATGTGGAGATTGGACGGACACAGACTCTGGAGATCACGGTTTCTGATACCGGCCCGGGTATCGATAATCTGAATGAAATTTTTGAAGGTCGTTACCGTTCCACTACTGGAATGGGTTTGGGAATTGTAGGCACCAAACGGCTCATGGACAATTTTGAGATTACCAGCAGCCCTTCCGGGACTGTGGTGACGATGGGCAAAGACCTGCCATTCGCAGTGCCGGTGCTTACCCCAGCGCGCTTGAAGGACGTGACCGATAAGATCAACAGCAAGACGCCGGAGAGCCCGTACGAGGAAATTGACCGGCAAAACCGAGAGTTACTGAAGACCTTGCAGGAGCTGCGCGCACGCCAGGAAGAGCTGGCTTTGCTGAATCGCGAACTGGAAGACACCAATCGCGGCGTGGTTGCGCTGTACGCTGAGCTGGATGAACGAGCGGATTATTTGCGGCGCGCTTCAGACCTGAAGACCAGTTTTCTTTCCAACATCTCGCATGAATTTCGCACGCCGCTGAATTCCATTATGTCGTTGGCGCGGATACTGCTGGACCGGCTGGATGGCGACCTGACGGACGATCAGGAGACGCAAGTCGGATTCATCCTGGAGTCAGCAAAAACATTATCTGAGATGGTGAATGACCTGCTTGATCTGGCCAAGGTGGAAGCAGGGAAAGTCCGGATCAGGGTGAAGACGTTTGAGGTGATGGAGCTGTTCAGCGCTCTGAAGGGCATGCTGAAGCCGTTGCTGGCGGACAACAGTTCCGTGGACCTGGTTTTTAGTGAAGGCGCAAACCTGCCGCCCATGCGGACAGATGAAGGCAAGGTTTCCCAGATATTGAGAAACTTCATTTCCAACGCCATCAAGTTTACGCCGCAGGGCGAGATAAAGATTTGCGCCGAACTACGCGGCAGCGGCTCAATGTTGTTTGAGGTGACGGACACGGGAATCGGCATTCCGCCGGAACATCTGGAGACCGTGTTTCAGGAATTTTCCCAGATAGAAAATCCATTGCAAGAGCGCTATCGCGGTACGGGTTTGGGATTGCCGTTGTGCAAAAAAATGGCGTTGTTGCTGGGCGGCAAGGTTTGGGTAAAGAGCGAACTGGGCCGTGGGTCGAGCTTCTTTGTGGAACTGCCTATCGTTTATAAAGGTGAAGCCGATGTGGCCGGATCGCGCGAGGAGATGCCTGCGCCGGAATTTTCACGGCCCACGGTTTTGCTGATCACGCCGGAAGCGCAGGTGTTCTCGTTGATTGATCCTGCGTTTAAGGTTTCAGAATTTCAGCTCATTCACGTGGAGAGCCTGGAGCGCGCGGAGACATGGCTGCAACGCCACCAGCCGCGCGCCGTGGTGCTTGATATCGAGGAACTGGAAAATCCGGGATGGGATTTCCTGCGGTTTTTTCCCAAGTCGGATGATTCGAGCGAACAGATTCCGGTGATCGCCGTGACGAAGCCACGGGATTCCGGCCACGCTTTGGATTCCGGCGCGGCGCTGGCCATCAGCAAGCCACTGGAAGCAGCGAGCGTATTACAAGATGTCCGCCGAGTCACACGGCAGGAAAAGCCGAAAAAACTTCTGCTGGTGGACGACAATGATCTGTCGTTGTATATTTTGCGCGAACTGCTGGACCGTCCGTGGCTGAACCTGGTGGAAGCGCATAATGGGCAGGAAGCGCTGGATATGATTGATCGCGAACAGCCGGATGCGGTGATTCTTGACCTGGTGATGCCCGGGATGGGCGGATTTGAAGTGTTGCAGAAGCTGCGTGACCAGGAACAGACACGCCGTCTGCCGGTGATTGTGTACACGTCAAAGTTGCTGACCGGCGAAGAGAAGAAGCGGCTGACTGATCTGGCCGCAGGATTGATCGCCAAGAGTGACGTAACAACTTCGCTTTCTCCTGAATCGTTGTTAAGTTCACTGGCCAAGATGGACATTGCGGGACCAGAGGAAAAATAA
- a CDS encoding SpoIIE family protein phosphatase, which translates to MFLSQTVSLSDFSSTAEARRAGARMAASLGLNETKSGEAAILITEAARNAVVYGGGGQLLLSGIKSKNGTRMEIVALDRGPGIADLSRALQDGYSTGGTPGTGLGAIKRMAEAFDVFSNAKGTAIFARIEQSENEHHARKSSVEIAGLVSPITGETASGDNLAWEINGDRCMVIAADGLGHGIQAAEAADEAVRVFRAHSSESPASLISRVHDALKKTRGAAAAIAEVRPLAGTLTYAGVGNISGSILSSTLSRSLVSHNGTLGHVMARVQEFKVEWPKDGVLVMHSDGLQSRWDLSRYPGLLGRQPALIAGVLLRDFRRERDDASVLVLKGAAAI; encoded by the coding sequence ATGTTTCTCTCTCAAACGGTCTCGTTGTCCGATTTCAGTTCCACGGCTGAGGCCCGCCGCGCCGGCGCGCGCATGGCCGCTTCACTTGGCCTGAATGAAACAAAATCGGGCGAAGCTGCGATATTGATTACTGAAGCTGCCCGCAATGCGGTGGTCTATGGCGGCGGTGGCCAGCTGCTGCTCTCCGGAATCAAATCCAAAAACGGGACAAGAATGGAAATCGTGGCCCTGGATCGCGGGCCGGGTATCGCCGATCTCTCACGCGCTTTGCAGGATGGATACTCCACCGGCGGTACTCCGGGGACTGGATTGGGCGCGATCAAGCGAATGGCTGAGGCCTTTGACGTTTTCAGCAACGCCAAAGGCACAGCTATTTTCGCGCGCATAGAACAATCAGAAAACGAGCACCATGCGCGCAAATCTTCCGTGGAGATTGCTGGGCTGGTTTCGCCGATTACGGGAGAGACGGCATCTGGCGACAACCTTGCCTGGGAAATCAATGGCGATCGATGCATGGTGATTGCGGCGGATGGATTGGGCCATGGAATCCAGGCAGCCGAGGCCGCGGATGAAGCGGTGCGGGTATTTCGCGCCCATAGCAGTGAATCGCCGGCAAGCTTGATCTCCCGCGTGCATGATGCGCTGAAAAAAACCCGCGGCGCGGCAGCGGCTATAGCGGAAGTGCGCCCGCTGGCCGGAACATTGACCTATGCGGGAGTTGGCAACATCTCAGGAAGCATCCTAAGTAGTACGCTGAGCCGCAGTTTGGTCTCACACAACGGCACCTTGGGACACGTGATGGCCAGAGTGCAGGAGTTCAAAGTGGAATGGCCCAAAGACGGCGTCTTGGTGATGCATTCTGACGGGTTGCAGTCGCGCTGGGACCTCTCGCGTTATCCCGGCCTTCTTGGGCGGCAACCCGCGTTGATTGCAGGCGTACTATTACGCGATTTTCGCCGGGAACGTGATGATGCCAGCGTGCTGGTGCTGAAGGGAGCGGCAGCGATCTAG
- a CDS encoding anti-sigma regulatory factor: MKSTKQETVPIATSADVVVARQKVRQWAIEMKFTLVDQTKLVTAASELARNALEHGKGGHMMIEQVENSIKSGLKLVFEDRGPGISDVDAALRDGFTTGGGMGLGLGGSKRLVNDFQIESELGKGTRVTVVRWK, translated from the coding sequence ATGAAGTCGACAAAGCAGGAGACCGTGCCGATTGCCACTTCCGCGGATGTAGTGGTGGCAAGACAGAAGGTGCGGCAATGGGCCATTGAAATGAAGTTCACGCTGGTGGACCAGACCAAACTGGTGACCGCCGCGAGTGAACTGGCCCGCAACGCCCTGGAACACGGCAAGGGCGGCCACATGATGATTGAGCAGGTAGAGAACTCCATCAAGAGTGGTTTGAAGCTGGTATTTGAAGACCGCGGGCCGGGCATAAGCGATGTGGATGCTGCTTTGCGTGACGGTTTCACCACCGGGGGCGGTATGGGACTGGGACTGGGCGGGAGCAAGAGACTCGTCAACGACTTTCAAATTGAATCAGAGCTGGGTAAAGGGACGCGCGTAACCGTGGTCCGCTGGAAATAA
- a CDS encoding ABC transporter ATP-binding protein, with amino-acid sequence MICTEDLWKTYQMGQEQVHALRGVNLRIDRGEYVAIMGPSGSGKSTLMNLIGCLDTPTKGRYWLNSNLVSELDDDELARIRNKEIGFVFQTFNLLARATALHNVELPLIYSGTPSDERIARAKAALEAVDLGERMNHKPNELSGGQRQRVAIARALVNNPSIILADEPTGNLDSQTGNEIMKLMEELHLKGNTIVLVTHEADIAEHAYRVVHIKDGIVASDERKSRVAPQQ; translated from the coding sequence ATCATCTGCACGGAAGACCTGTGGAAGACCTACCAGATGGGGCAGGAACAGGTGCATGCGCTGCGCGGCGTCAACTTGCGCATTGATCGCGGTGAATACGTTGCCATCATGGGCCCTTCAGGCTCGGGCAAGTCCACGCTCATGAACCTGATCGGCTGCCTGGATACGCCCACCAAAGGCCGTTACTGGCTCAACAGCAATCTTGTGAGCGAACTTGATGACGACGAGCTTGCCCGCATTCGCAACAAAGAAATCGGCTTCGTTTTCCAGACGTTCAACCTTCTGGCCCGCGCCACCGCGCTGCACAACGTCGAGCTTCCGCTCATCTATAGCGGCACGCCTTCTGACGAACGCATTGCCCGCGCCAAGGCGGCGCTTGAGGCCGTGGACCTGGGCGAGCGCATGAACCACAAGCCCAATGAGCTTTCCGGCGGACAGCGCCAGCGCGTCGCCATTGCCCGCGCTCTCGTCAATAATCCCTCAATCATCCTGGCCGACGAGCCTACCGGCAACCTTGACTCGCAAACTGGAAATGAAATCATGAAGCTGATGGAAGAGCTTCACCTCAAGGGCAATACCATTGTGCTGGTAACGCATGAAGCCGATATCGCCGAGCACGCTTATCGCGTCGTCCATATCAAGGACGGCATCGTCGCCAGCGACGAACGCAAAAGCAGAGTCGCGCCGCAGCAATAG
- a CDS encoding response regulator, producing the protein MTERQTSRVLLVDDTEQNRYVLSRILARAGLEVEQCTTGKEALERVKSCPDLVILDVKLPDLSGYEVCRRIKTDPVTRSVPVLQISASFVSNESKVQALEGGADGYLTHPIDATVLVATVKSLLRLKQAELISRQSAQQWQSTVDALPEYLVLLDTENKVVRCNRAFVELSGKTFSEVIGHDGVAILEQVLGSADFLTHTETSRYVAEQQQGQHWFLVTADAVMTGTQRFGSIVVLTNITERKLAEETLRHTEKLAATGRLAQTIAHEINNPLEALTNLIYLSTHTDDQEQVRDFLKQATRELERVAKITKQILSFHRETKIAVELDFQDMVQSVLALYVVQMEAKRITVDFKKGPAFCIHGFPGELRQVFANIIGNAIDASPDQGSLCLRIRKGTSHGVPGVVFTIHDEGPGIPKELRNRVLEPFFTTKELKGTGLGLWLANSLVIKHRGSLRFRSRRASGGRGTCFRVFLPFGTPTDFKSKVEKEKPQKEKSAQELVKEN; encoded by the coding sequence ATGACAGAGCGCCAGACATCGCGGGTCCTGCTGGTTGACGACACGGAGCAAAATCGCTACGTGCTTTCGCGAATCCTGGCGCGCGCGGGCCTGGAAGTTGAGCAGTGCACCACCGGCAAAGAAGCGCTGGAGCGCGTGAAATCCTGCCCGGACCTGGTGATTCTGGACGTAAAGCTGCCTGATCTTTCCGGCTATGAAGTTTGCCGCCGCATCAAGACTGATCCAGTCACGCGTTCCGTGCCGGTGCTGCAAATTTCCGCGTCATTCGTGAGCAATGAAAGCAAAGTCCAGGCGCTTGAGGGCGGCGCGGACGGATATCTTACTCATCCGATTGACGCCACGGTGCTGGTGGCGACGGTCAAGTCTCTGCTGCGGCTGAAGCAGGCAGAATTAATCTCGCGGCAGTCGGCGCAACAATGGCAATCCACGGTGGACGCGCTGCCGGAATATCTGGTGCTGCTGGATACGGAAAACAAAGTCGTGCGCTGTAATCGGGCGTTTGTGGAGCTGAGCGGGAAAACTTTCAGTGAAGTAATTGGGCACGATGGCGTCGCAATCCTGGAGCAGGTGCTGGGCAGCGCGGATTTTCTCACGCATACTGAAACCTCGCGTTATGTGGCCGAACAACAGCAGGGGCAGCATTGGTTTCTGGTTACAGCAGACGCCGTAATGACCGGCACGCAGCGCTTTGGCTCCATTGTGGTCCTGACCAACATTACTGAGCGCAAGCTGGCGGAAGAAACTTTGCGCCACACGGAAAAGCTGGCGGCTACCGGCAGGCTGGCGCAGACCATCGCGCATGAAATCAACAACCCGCTGGAAGCATTGACCAACCTGATTTATCTTTCCACGCACACGGACGATCAGGAGCAAGTCAGGGATTTCCTGAAGCAGGCGACCAGAGAGCTGGAGCGCGTTGCCAAAATCACGAAACAGATTTTGTCTTTCCATCGTGAAACCAAGATTGCCGTGGAGCTGGACTTTCAGGACATGGTGCAGTCCGTGCTGGCGTTATACGTGGTGCAGATGGAAGCCAAGCGCATCACGGTCGATTTCAAAAAAGGCCCGGCGTTCTGCATCCATGGATTTCCCGGCGAGCTGCGCCAGGTTTTTGCCAACATTATCGGCAATGCGATTGACGCGTCACCCGATCAGGGCAGCCTTTGTCTTCGCATCCGGAAAGGAACTTCGCATGGCGTTCCGGGCGTGGTCTTCACCATTCACGATGAAGGTCCGGGCATACCAAAAGAGCTGCGCAACCGCGTGCTGGAACCGTTTTTTACCACCAAAGAGCTCAAAGGCACCGGGCTGGGACTGTGGCTGGCGAACAGCCTGGTCATCAAACATCGGGGAAGCCTGCGTTTTCGCTCACGACGCGCCAGCGGCGGCCGTGGAACCTGCTTCAGGGTATTCTTGCCGTTTGGAACGCCGACCGACTTCAAATCCAAGGTTGAAAAAGAAAAGCCCCAAAAAGAAAAGTCGGCCCAGGAACTGGTCAAGGAAAATTGA
- a CDS encoding STAS domain-containing protein: protein MSKLPEMINKHHEEIRADWVRQMSTAVRRADLISNEEVESQSRELMDAIAMGARSGDVTNLDGPAWGQARDTLSAISASRAKQGFTTSETATFVLSLKQPIFNAVRRENPSDPAALFDDIWKSTQLVDKLALITADAFQATREKFIARQQEELMELSTPVVKLWDGILALPIIGTLDSARTQVVMESLLQAVVQTNSRVAIIDITGVPTVDTLVAQHLLKTITAARLMGADCIISGVRPQIAQTIVHLGIDLAGVITKAKLSDAFALALQRTGQVVTKVNGDNAGKRTLLRREE from the coding sequence ATGAGCAAATTGCCCGAGATGATCAACAAGCATCACGAGGAAATACGCGCGGACTGGGTGAGGCAGATGAGCACCGCGGTGCGCCGCGCCGACCTGATCAGCAATGAGGAAGTGGAATCGCAATCCCGTGAACTGATGGATGCCATCGCCATGGGCGCCAGGTCCGGCGACGTAACCAACCTCGATGGGCCCGCCTGGGGACAGGCACGGGACACGCTGAGCGCAATCTCCGCATCGCGGGCGAAACAGGGCTTTACCACCAGTGAAACCGCCACTTTTGTGCTTTCACTCAAACAGCCGATCTTTAACGCGGTGCGCCGGGAGAACCCGTCCGATCCTGCCGCGCTGTTCGATGACATCTGGAAATCAACCCAACTCGTCGATAAGCTGGCGCTGATCACGGCCGATGCTTTCCAGGCCACGCGAGAGAAGTTCATCGCGCGGCAGCAAGAAGAACTGATGGAGTTGTCCACACCAGTCGTCAAGCTGTGGGATGGAATTCTTGCCCTGCCGATCATCGGCACGCTGGACAGCGCCCGGACCCAGGTGGTGATGGAGTCATTACTGCAAGCCGTGGTGCAAACGAACTCACGAGTTGCGATTATCGATATCACTGGCGTTCCCACAGTGGACACACTGGTGGCGCAGCATCTGCTGAAAACGATTACAGCCGCGCGGTTGATGGGCGCGGACTGCATCATCAGCGGCGTGCGTCCACAGATTGCGCAGACCATTGTTCATCTTGGCATTGACCTGGCGGGCGTGATTACCAAAGCGAAGCTCTCAGACGCTTTTGCACTGGCACTCCAGCGCACCGGCCAGGTGGTGACAAAAGTGAACGGCGACAACGCCGGCAAACGCACGCTTCTCAGGCGGGAGGAGTAA
- a CDS encoding response regulator: MRRVLIVEDTPADMRQSTAVVKKLGAPDVIALNNIAAAILFLQDVVEGTKPAPDLILLDLSFPRESGFEVLRYWKSNAKLNGIPVVVWTVMGDTEKKLCQFFGVEHVIPKWAGPKELEAALKTFVQDSDSAQA, encoded by the coding sequence ATGCGTCGAGTTTTGATCGTTGAAGATACGCCGGCAGATATGCGGCAGTCCACGGCTGTAGTGAAAAAGCTCGGGGCACCGGATGTTATCGCGCTGAATAATATTGCTGCGGCCATCCTGTTTTTGCAGGACGTGGTGGAGGGTACCAAGCCGGCGCCTGACCTCATCCTGCTGGATCTTTCCTTCCCCAGAGAGAGTGGATTCGAAGTACTGCGATATTGGAAGTCCAATGCCAAGCTCAATGGAATTCCTGTAGTCGTATGGACGGTGATGGGCGACACGGAAAAGAAATTATGCCAGTTTTTTGGGGTAGAGCACGTGATACCCAAGTGGGCAGGCCCCAAGGAACTGGAAGCAGCCCTGAAGACTTTTGTGCAGGATTCCGATTCGGCGCAGGCCTGA